The proteins below come from a single Candidatus Aegiribacteria sp. genomic window:
- a CDS encoding aspartyl protease family protein, which translates to MQKLIKREIKARFNWFTGRADGLISELISPVEILASYGHDSEVEVIRESSILWRALWDTGATTSLIAPHIVEKCNLKPIGVLEVAVAGDIHRVSSYFVDIRLPNNVTIANMTLGCMELPNNIDVLIGMDIITLGDFAITNAGGRTLISFRIPSLVYIDFGRQDSPVVAPALFVEMDQPCPCGSGQSFRECCYKTKE; encoded by the coding sequence TTGCAGAAACTCATTAAGCGAGAAATAAAAGCTCGTTTCAATTGGTTCACAGGTCGAGCAGATGGGCTTATATCCGAGTTGATATCACCAGTGGAAATTCTTGCATCGTATGGGCATGATAGTGAAGTAGAAGTAATAAGGGAGTCTTCCATTTTATGGCGTGCTTTGTGGGATACAGGTGCAACTACGTCATTAATAGCTCCACATATTGTTGAGAAATGCAATCTAAAGCCAATTGGTGTTCTTGAGGTTGCAGTTGCAGGTGATATTCATCGTGTGAGTTCCTATTTTGTAGATATTCGGCTTCCTAATAACGTAACGATTGCTAACATGACTTTAGGCTGTATGGAACTCCCGAATAACATTGATGTGTTAATTGGTATGGACATAATTACGCTTGGAGATTTCGCTATTACAAATGCTGGCGGTAGAACATTGATTTCTTTTAGAATTCCATCGCTTGTTTACATTGATTTTGGAAGACAAGACTCTCCGGTAGTTGCACCAGCTCTTTTTGTTGAAATGGATCAGCCATGTCCTTGCGGGAGTGGTCAATCATTTCGAGAGTGCTGCTACAAGACCAAGGAATGA